In the genome of Prosthecobacter debontii, one region contains:
- a CDS encoding alpha/beta hydrolase, producing the protein MKTSSKTILLIHGLWVTPRSWEKFQSHYESLGYRVLAPAWPGIQGEVEEMRKDPSSFNNIGIEQVLAHYTKIIEALPEKPILIGHSFGGLITQLLMDRGLGAAGVAIDSVPPKGIVLLPPSTIEALTPALLNPFKVGGTYLFPFKRWWRVFANTLSESEARAAYERYAIAAPERAIFQAALSNVTPGSKAEINFRNGSRGPLLFIGGEKDVIMPASLNRKNHRKYRRAKAVTEYKEFPGRSHFIIGEKGWQEVADYALDWAQEKVPA; encoded by the coding sequence ATGAAAACTTCATCGAAAACCATCCTCCTGATCCACGGTTTGTGGGTGACCCCACGCTCTTGGGAAAAGTTTCAGAGCCACTATGAATCCCTCGGCTATCGCGTCCTGGCTCCCGCCTGGCCCGGCATCCAGGGGGAGGTGGAGGAGATGCGCAAGGATCCCTCCTCCTTTAACAACATCGGCATCGAGCAGGTGCTGGCGCATTACACGAAGATCATCGAGGCCCTGCCGGAGAAACCCATCCTCATCGGCCACTCCTTCGGGGGCTTGATCACCCAGTTGCTGATGGATCGCGGTCTGGGGGCTGCTGGGGTCGCCATCGATTCCGTGCCGCCCAAGGGCATCGTCCTGCTGCCCCCTTCCACCATTGAGGCTCTGACGCCCGCTTTGCTGAATCCTTTCAAGGTCGGCGGCACCTATCTCTTCCCCTTTAAGCGCTGGTGGCGGGTCTTTGCCAATACCTTGAGTGAAAGTGAAGCCCGCGCTGCCTATGAGCGCTACGCCATCGCCGCCCCTGAGCGGGCCATCTTCCAGGCCGCTTTATCGAACGTGACTCCAGGCTCGAAAGCCGAGATCAACTTCCGCAATGGTTCCCGGGGTCCCTTGCTCTTTATCGGCGGTGAAAAGGATGTGATCATGCCCGCCTCGTTGAATCGCAAGAACCACCGCAAATACCGCCGCGCCAAGGCCGTGACTGAATACAAGGAATTCCCCGGCCGCAGTCACTTCATCATCGGTGAAAAAGGCTGGCAGGAAGTGGCCGATTACGCCCTCGATTGGGCGCAGGAGAAGGTTCCAGCTTAA
- a CDS encoding AraC family transcriptional regulator — translation MKLLPAATRELLAFLTAQKAEVFDLAGRIDSRRYLGRRFPEPLPLIMTLQQYPGYRRMVGENWMHWHDYYEFFVALSGRGDFSSGNDRFLFEPGDIVIVDPLKIHGVMRMEAAHSALVILFPAHLIAQAGAVVEQGFLSPWDRREPGVLPLLKTAHPQAPAVHQALLQLAQVWFGPLAGEERWVALKFHLTAVLFALRHAFTTSSCQAVPAADKAQREERLRRSLDYVSLHAHESLTQPAVARAAGMSTSRFRAFFKETTGWGFAQYVRELRVERAAKLLRDTDDSVAEIAHRTGFADQSHLLRCFKAKYGIAPLGYRQRHHA, via the coding sequence ATGAAGCTGCTTCCGGCTGCGACACGTGAATTGCTGGCCTTTCTGACCGCGCAAAAGGCCGAGGTCTTTGATCTCGCCGGTCGTATCGATTCCCGCCGTTATCTGGGACGACGTTTTCCTGAGCCGTTGCCCCTGATCATGACCTTGCAGCAGTATCCGGGCTACCGCCGCATGGTGGGGGAGAACTGGATGCACTGGCATGACTACTATGAGTTCTTCGTGGCCCTCAGTGGCCGTGGGGACTTTTCGAGCGGCAATGACCGGTTTCTTTTCGAGCCCGGAGACATCGTCATCGTGGACCCTTTGAAGATCCATGGGGTGATGCGGATGGAGGCAGCTCACAGTGCGTTGGTGATCCTTTTTCCAGCCCACCTCATCGCTCAGGCAGGGGCCGTGGTGGAGCAGGGGTTCCTATCACCGTGGGATCGCAGGGAGCCTGGGGTGCTGCCTCTTTTAAAAACGGCTCATCCTCAGGCTCCAGCCGTGCATCAGGCCCTTTTGCAGTTAGCTCAGGTGTGGTTCGGCCCGCTGGCCGGGGAGGAGCGCTGGGTGGCGCTGAAGTTTCATCTCACGGCTGTTCTCTTCGCTCTGCGGCACGCTTTCACCACCTCGTCATGTCAGGCAGTCCCTGCGGCTGATAAGGCTCAGCGTGAAGAGCGGCTGCGGCGTTCATTGGACTATGTTTCCCTGCATGCACATGAGTCTCTCACCCAGCCAGCGGTCGCGCGAGCTGCGGGCATGAGCACCAGCCGCTTTCGGGCGTTTTTCAAAGAAACCACAGGCTGGGGGTTCGCTCAGTATGTACGTGAGCTACGGGTGGAACGTGCGGCGAAACTGCTGCGAGATACCGATGACTCGGTGGCGGAGATCGCTCATCGCACGGGCTTTGCCGATCAGAGCCATCTCCTGCGCTGTTTCAAAGCTAAGTATGGCATCGCGCCATTGGGGTATCGCCAGCGTCATCACGCGTAA
- a CDS encoding carbohydrate kinase family protein, producing the protein MSGLLPAKLTEVPASTEPVEVVGIGAATWDDLWIVPFFRSDEGVTAAIARAQMGGGPVATALCVLSKLGHSTALLDVVGGDETGQQIIADLHHHGVSTQGIRWAEDSRSAVAVIQVRQWDGARQITYLPSDAGELKLDAAQRALLAQARLLHINGRHEAAAREAIGVANEHGLVISLDGGAGRYRESIRDLVEMSHLRIVSRDFARQFCGSDDLAQMMAMLLEPPAQLVVITEGLAGSHVALPDGFRYHQPAYLADPVVDTTGCGDVYHGAFLHGWLEKKTATECAEFASRVAAQNAQGLGGRWMCQSF; encoded by the coding sequence GTGTCCGGCCTGCTTCCTGCCAAGCTTACCGAGGTTCCTGCCTCGACTGAGCCTGTGGAGGTGGTGGGTATCGGAGCAGCGACTTGGGACGATCTTTGGATCGTCCCTTTTTTTCGGTCGGATGAGGGGGTGACGGCGGCCATCGCTCGTGCGCAAATGGGTGGCGGCCCCGTGGCGACAGCTCTCTGTGTTTTATCCAAGCTCGGTCATTCGACCGCGTTGCTGGACGTGGTAGGGGGCGATGAGACGGGCCAGCAGATCATAGCTGATCTGCATCACCACGGTGTCTCTACCCAGGGAATTCGTTGGGCCGAAGACAGCCGCTCTGCGGTGGCGGTGATCCAGGTTCGTCAATGGGATGGAGCCCGGCAGATCACTTACCTACCTTCGGATGCCGGGGAACTGAAGTTGGATGCGGCTCAGCGTGCTCTGCTGGCCCAGGCGCGCCTCCTTCACATCAATGGGCGCCATGAGGCGGCAGCTCGTGAGGCCATTGGGGTGGCGAATGAACACGGCCTTGTCATTTCCTTGGATGGAGGAGCCGGTCGCTATCGAGAGTCCATCCGAGATCTGGTGGAGATGAGCCACTTGCGGATTGTGTCACGGGACTTTGCCCGGCAATTTTGCGGATCGGATGATTTAGCACAGATGATGGCGATGCTTTTGGAGCCACCGGCCCAACTTGTGGTGATCACGGAGGGGTTGGCCGGCAGCCATGTGGCCTTACCGGATGGCTTTCGTTATCATCAGCCCGCTTACCTCGCCGACCCGGTGGTGGACACCACGGGTTGTGGAGACGTTTATCACGGGGCTTTCCTGCATGGCTGGCTGGAAAAGAAAACTGCCACTGAATGCGCGGAGTTCGCGAGTCGAGTGGCAGCTCAAAATGCCCAAGGGTTAGGCGGGCGTTGGATGTGTCAGAGCTTTTGA
- a CDS encoding alpha/beta hydrolase — translation MRSRHCLFAWVSFSLLTLGASVLQAAEPVVHKDLFYTEAKDKLQALDVYAPAEGKNHPVVIWIHGGGWKKGDKAGMQKKPQAFVDKGYVLVSLNYRFLPEVTLKDMMEDLAKGIGWVHEHAAEYGGNPDSLVVMGHSAGAHLAALICTDDRYLKAAGVSFTSLKGCVPLDVSAYDVPKRMKDGGSEGITKNFIAIFGAEEASQREFSPVYHIAKDKHIPAFLILHVASRDDTKAQAHWLEGKLKEAGISAQVHAAEGKTHGTISTDLGGETDVPTQVLWKFLSEVVGS, via the coding sequence ATGCGTTCACGCCATTGTCTTTTTGCTTGGGTTTCTTTCTCGTTGCTCACCCTCGGTGCCTCGGTCCTGCAGGCGGCGGAGCCGGTGGTGCACAAGGATCTGTTTTACACCGAGGCGAAGGATAAGCTGCAGGCGCTGGATGTGTATGCACCTGCGGAGGGGAAAAACCATCCCGTGGTGATCTGGATCCATGGCGGCGGCTGGAAGAAGGGGGATAAAGCCGGGATGCAGAAGAAGCCGCAGGCCTTTGTGGATAAGGGCTATGTGCTCGTCTCGCTGAACTACCGCTTCCTGCCCGAGGTGACGCTGAAGGACATGATGGAGGACCTGGCGAAGGGGATCGGCTGGGTGCATGAGCATGCGGCGGAGTATGGTGGAAACCCGGACTCCCTGGTGGTGATGGGGCACTCGGCAGGGGCGCACCTAGCCGCGCTCATCTGCACAGATGATCGGTATCTGAAAGCGGCGGGAGTCTCCTTCACCTCCCTGAAGGGCTGTGTGCCGCTGGATGTCTCCGCCTATGATGTGCCGAAGCGCATGAAGGATGGCGGGAGCGAGGGGATCACGAAAAACTTCATCGCCATCTTCGGCGCGGAGGAGGCCTCTCAGCGGGAGTTTTCACCCGTCTATCACATCGCCAAGGATAAGCACATCCCCGCCTTTCTGATCCTGCATGTGGCCTCTCGTGATGATACGAAGGCGCAGGCGCATTGGCTGGAAGGCAAGCTGAAGGAAGCGGGCATCAGCGCCCAGGTGCACGCGGCCGAGGGGAAAACCCACGGCACCATCAGCACCGACCTCGGCGGTGAAACCGACGTGCCCACGCAGGTGCTCTGGAAGTTTCTGAGTGAGGTGGTGGGGAGTTGA
- a CDS encoding GlxA family transcriptional regulator, whose protein sequence is MIPSASNRRIVILMYPRVRELDVAGVTDVFSTANTLLPAERRYQITYAATEAAEQIEGMYGLGLRNGPHYSTLRGRIDTVIVPGGMGSELSEPPAKLLTWLRKQATTARRMGSVCTGAWLLAQAGLLDGRRATTHWAYARELASSFPKVIVDPNPIWVKDGCFYSSAGATSGIDLSLALVEEDHGRKIALEVARMLVVFLCRPGNQAQFSVSLREQTTEDRPLRDLQVWMQENLTKDLSVPALATKAAMSERNFQRVFTREIGMPPSQYVEEMRIEAVRRKLERSTQGMEEIAQACGFSSADVMGRSFMRQLHITPTEYRSRFRSSGI, encoded by the coding sequence ATGATACCTTCCGCCTCCAATCGCCGCATCGTCATCCTCATGTATCCACGGGTCCGAGAGCTGGATGTGGCGGGCGTGACGGATGTCTTTTCCACCGCCAATACCCTGCTCCCGGCGGAGCGGCGCTACCAGATCACCTACGCAGCCACCGAGGCGGCGGAGCAGATCGAGGGCATGTATGGCCTGGGGCTGCGCAATGGTCCCCACTACTCGACCCTACGGGGCCGCATCGATACCGTCATCGTGCCCGGTGGCATGGGCAGTGAACTGAGTGAGCCTCCGGCCAAGCTGCTGACCTGGCTGCGTAAGCAAGCCACCACCGCACGCCGCATGGGCTCCGTCTGCACCGGAGCCTGGCTGCTGGCGCAAGCGGGCCTGCTGGATGGACGCCGCGCCACCACGCACTGGGCCTATGCACGGGAACTGGCCAGCAGCTTCCCGAAAGTGATCGTCGATCCCAATCCCATCTGGGTGAAAGACGGCTGCTTTTACAGCTCCGCCGGAGCTACCTCAGGCATCGATCTCAGCCTCGCCCTGGTGGAGGAAGATCACGGGCGCAAGATCGCCCTGGAGGTGGCCCGCATGCTGGTCGTCTTCCTCTGCCGTCCGGGGAATCAAGCGCAGTTCAGCGTGTCCCTGCGCGAGCAAACCACGGAGGACCGGCCCCTGCGGGATCTGCAAGTCTGGATGCAGGAAAACCTAACCAAAGATTTGTCCGTGCCCGCACTCGCCACCAAGGCCGCCATGAGCGAGCGAAATTTCCAACGCGTCTTCACTCGCGAGATCGGCATGCCGCCCTCCCAATACGTCGAAGAGATGCGCATCGAAGCCGTGCGCCGCAAGCTGGAGCGCAGCACTCAAGGCATGGAGGAGATCGCCCAAGCCTGCGGCTTCAGCAGTGCCGATGTCATGGGCCGCAGCTTCATGCGCCAGCTCCACATCACCCCCACCGAGTATCGCTCCCGCTTCCGCTCGTCAGGGATTTAG
- a CDS encoding RNA polymerase sigma factor: MPEPEWPASSPLPASRGQGSADDAFSDDEENVRLMLRVREGDVHAFEQLVEMHQSMVIGTACRMLGSLDDAHDIAQQVFLRVWKSAHRYEPTAKFTTWLFTILRNLVFNESRRRSRRREIPLEQENDDQPTAQFKDHTAPAADEISQQEELEKALDHAIAALPEKQRLAVVLRRHEEMPYEQICEILQMSLPAVKSLLFRARAELRKHLAAYLGEEP, from the coding sequence ATGCCGGAACCGGAATGGCCAGCCTCCTCTCCCCTGCCCGCCTCACGTGGCCAGGGCTCTGCCGACGACGCCTTTTCTGACGATGAAGAAAACGTCCGGCTGATGCTGCGTGTCCGTGAAGGGGACGTGCACGCCTTTGAGCAACTGGTGGAAATGCATCAAAGCATGGTCATCGGCACGGCCTGCCGCATGCTCGGCAGCCTGGATGATGCCCACGACATCGCCCAGCAGGTTTTCCTCCGGGTCTGGAAAAGCGCGCATCGCTACGAGCCCACCGCCAAGTTTACCACCTGGCTTTTCACCATTCTGCGCAATCTCGTCTTCAATGAAAGCCGCCGCCGCTCCCGGCGCCGCGAGATTCCTCTCGAACAAGAAAACGACGACCAACCCACGGCTCAGTTTAAAGATCACACCGCGCCTGCAGCGGATGAAATCAGCCAACAGGAAGAGCTGGAAAAAGCTCTGGACCACGCCATCGCCGCACTCCCCGAAAAACAACGCCTCGCCGTCGTCCTCCGCCGTCACGAAGAGATGCCGTATGAGCAAATCTGCGAGATCCTCCAGATGTCTCTCCCCGCCGTGAAGAGCCTGCTCTTCCGAGCCCGAGCGGAACTGCGAAAACATCTCGCCGCTTATCTGGGTGAGGAGCCGTAA
- a CDS encoding adenylosuccinate synthetase produces the protein MSVTRYASVLGLGFGDCGKGLFVDALTRRWQAHTVVRFSGGAQAGHNVIAPGAGHGAVARHHTFSQFGSGSFVPGTRTMLLAPMIVHPTALLVEAEALQAVGVGDALPRLTIDAQCLVTTPFHQAAGRLREGLRGGAAHGSCGVGVGETMRVSLDHPELALRYEELAEAGGGRRRVVLTKLEALREKLLMEFQPRLPMKGPEELQKELSYLQDAGLAQRWLNAALALTRQCPPCGEETLAARLQEPGCVVFEGAQGLLLDEWRGFHPHTTWSSITTKALEKSLARLSLCVPIEHYGVLRTYLTRHGAGPFPTHDGALDVVLPEPHNASAGWQGDFRRGHPDAVLLRYALETVGDLSGLFVSHMDALGAQVPLRWCQAYRCGGDLIQRLPVGPMGDLDHQRWLTHRLKEAMPVYADDEVNSEAKFRERLSTVTDLPIVLKSYGNTHAHVRS, from the coding sequence GTGAGTGTGACTCGTTATGCATCGGTGCTCGGGCTCGGTTTTGGAGACTGTGGCAAGGGGCTGTTCGTCGATGCGCTGACGCGTCGCTGGCAGGCCCATACCGTGGTGCGTTTCAGTGGGGGCGCTCAGGCAGGGCACAATGTCATCGCGCCCGGGGCCGGGCATGGGGCGGTTGCTCGGCATCATACTTTTTCACAGTTTGGCTCGGGTTCATTCGTGCCCGGGACGAGGACGATGTTGTTAGCGCCCATGATCGTGCATCCCACGGCGCTTTTGGTGGAGGCTGAAGCTTTGCAGGCCGTCGGAGTGGGAGATGCCCTCCCACGCCTAACCATCGATGCTCAATGTCTAGTGACGACGCCTTTTCACCAAGCTGCGGGTCGGCTGCGAGAAGGATTGCGGGGAGGGGCGGCCCATGGCAGCTGTGGCGTAGGGGTTGGAGAAACGATGCGTGTTTCCTTAGATCACCCGGAGCTGGCGTTGCGGTATGAAGAGTTGGCCGAGGCGGGAGGAGGGCGGCGAAGAGTGGTCTTGACCAAGCTGGAGGCTCTCCGGGAAAAGCTGTTGATGGAGTTCCAGCCTCGCCTTCCTATGAAGGGTCCTGAAGAACTGCAAAAGGAACTGTCCTACCTCCAAGATGCGGGGCTGGCTCAGCGTTGGCTGAATGCCGCGTTGGCTTTAACGAGGCAGTGCCCGCCTTGTGGAGAGGAGACTCTCGCGGCACGGCTTCAAGAGCCGGGTTGTGTGGTGTTTGAAGGTGCCCAAGGGCTGCTCCTGGATGAGTGGCGGGGATTTCATCCGCATACGACGTGGAGTTCGATCACCACGAAGGCTTTGGAGAAAAGTTTGGCCCGTTTGAGCTTGTGCGTGCCCATAGAGCACTATGGGGTGCTACGCACCTATTTGACTCGGCATGGAGCTGGGCCTTTCCCCACGCATGACGGGGCGTTGGATGTCGTTTTGCCCGAGCCCCACAATGCCAGTGCTGGCTGGCAAGGGGACTTTCGGCGGGGCCACCCTGATGCCGTCCTGCTGCGTTATGCTCTTGAGACGGTGGGGGATTTGTCAGGGCTCTTCGTCAGCCACATGGATGCGTTGGGGGCCCAGGTGCCCCTGCGCTGGTGTCAGGCCTACCGGTGTGGTGGGGATCTTATCCAGCGATTGCCGGTCGGTCCGATGGGTGATCTTGATCATCAGCGCTGGCTCACACATCGGCTGAAAGAGGCGATGCCTGTGTATGCTGACGACGAGGTGAACTCTGAGGCGAAATTCCGGGAGCGGCTATCGACCGTGACAGATCTTCCCATCGTCTTGAAGTCCTACGGGAACACCCATGCCCATGTGCGATCGTGA
- a CDS encoding NIPSNAP family protein, which translates to MTRRLLLTLSSVFALSSFPASVSAAPSEVYELRIYTTNEGKLDALLARFRDHTCRLFEKHGMTNIGYWVPLAEEDGASNTLIYILKHASEEAAKTSFAAFGKDPEWQAARKASEEGGKILAKPPQSIFMQTTDYSPPIQTGSADSSRVFELRTYTTPPGKLDALHERFRNHTMKLFSKHGMTHIGYWTPTPSSPDADHKLIYILSHASHEAGLASFTAFRQDPEWITAKAASEKDGSLTLPQPEGVKSIYLRPTDFSPTR; encoded by the coding sequence ATGACTCGCCGCCTTCTCTTGACTCTCTCCAGCGTCTTCGCCCTCAGCAGTTTCCCCGCCAGTGTCAGCGCTGCACCGTCCGAGGTCTATGAGCTGCGCATCTACACCACCAATGAAGGCAAACTCGATGCCCTGTTGGCCCGCTTCCGGGATCATACCTGCCGCCTCTTCGAAAAACACGGCATGACCAACATTGGCTATTGGGTGCCGCTGGCCGAGGAAGATGGTGCCAGCAATACGCTGATTTACATCCTAAAACACGCCAGCGAAGAAGCGGCCAAAACCTCCTTCGCAGCTTTCGGTAAAGATCCCGAGTGGCAAGCCGCACGCAAAGCCAGTGAGGAAGGTGGTAAAATTCTCGCCAAGCCCCCGCAATCCATCTTCATGCAGACTACGGACTATTCTCCTCCGATCCAGACGGGCTCCGCAGATTCGAGCCGGGTATTCGAATTACGGACTTATACAACACCTCCTGGCAAGCTAGATGCTTTGCATGAGCGCTTCAGAAATCATACGATGAAGCTCTTCAGCAAACATGGCATGACTCATATCGGTTACTGGACACCCACTCCATCCTCTCCTGACGCAGACCACAAACTGATTTACATTCTCTCTCACGCCAGCCATGAGGCAGGTTTGGCATCCTTTACAGCTTTTCGCCAAGATCCTGAATGGATCACCGCGAAGGCAGCCAGTGAAAAAGACGGCTCCCTCACACTGCCTCAACCTGAGGGGGTCAAAAGCATCTATCTCAGGCCCACCGACTTCTCGCCTACGCGTTGA
- a CDS encoding alpha/beta fold hydrolase, which translates to MNTNTITTQDGTQIYFKDWGSKSGQPVVFSHGWPLSSDSWEAQMLFLANHGYRVIGHDRRGHGRSSQSWEHNDMDGYADDLAELMEQLDLKNVVLIGFSTGGGEITRYIGRHGSSRVAKAVLVSAVPPLMVKTEANPGGLPIEVFDGLRAASLADRSQLYSDIASGPFFGYNRPGAKPSQGIIDAFWMQGMMGGHKNTFDSIKAFSETDFTEDLKKFDVPTLIIHGDDDQIVPFPAAGLASSKLVKDSQLIVYPGAPHGITDTHKDQLNADLLAFIQA; encoded by the coding sequence ATGAACACGAACACCATCACCACCCAAGACGGTACTCAGATCTACTTCAAAGACTGGGGTTCTAAATCCGGTCAACCCGTCGTCTTCAGCCACGGCTGGCCGCTCAGCTCGGATAGCTGGGAAGCCCAGATGCTCTTCCTGGCCAATCACGGCTACCGCGTCATCGGTCATGATCGCCGGGGCCATGGCCGCTCCAGCCAGTCCTGGGAGCATAATGACATGGATGGTTACGCCGATGACCTGGCGGAACTCATGGAGCAGCTCGACCTGAAAAACGTGGTGCTGATCGGTTTCTCCACCGGTGGGGGTGAGATCACCCGCTACATCGGTCGCCATGGCTCCAGCCGCGTGGCTAAGGCCGTGCTGGTTTCCGCTGTGCCACCTCTGATGGTGAAGACGGAGGCGAACCCCGGGGGCCTGCCCATCGAGGTCTTCGACGGTCTGCGTGCGGCTTCCTTGGCGGATCGCTCCCAGCTCTACAGTGACATCGCCAGCGGTCCCTTCTTTGGCTACAATCGCCCGGGAGCGAAGCCTTCCCAAGGGATCATCGATGCCTTCTGGATGCAGGGCATGATGGGCGGTCACAAGAACACCTTCGACTCCATCAAGGCCTTCTCAGAAACCGACTTCACGGAGGACCTGAAGAAGTTTGATGTGCCCACCCTCATCATCCATGGCGATGACGACCAGATCGTGCCATTCCCCGCTGCGGGCCTGGCTTCCTCCAAGCTGGTGAAGGATTCCCAGCTCATCGTTTACCCCGGTGCTCCACACGGCATCACGGATACTCACAAAGACCAGCTCAATGCCGACCTTCTGGCCTTCATCCAAGCTTAA
- a CDS encoding aldo/keto reductase — protein sequence MISRVSLCPHGPEVSRLVYGTWRVLDDTDTATTESLLKRLHTCLELGITTLDTAEIYGLYKVEEFLGQTFKKEPGLREKFEIVTKCGIYVPCEFHPDRKVAHYNATAARIVKSAEKSLRLLGTDYLDVLLVHRPDWLTSADETAEGLNKLLKEGKIRHAGASNYNVHQFDLLNSRMDQPLVTNQIEFSLLHMDPIYDGTADQCQKLGVKPMAWSPLAKGALMDSSNPAAVRLHVKAAELSHKYGGATLDQLAYAWIMAHPSHCLPIIGTNKLERLLATAKSADIKLEREDWYGLWEAAQGQSIP from the coding sequence ATGATTTCGCGTGTTTCCCTTTGTCCCCATGGTCCTGAAGTCTCCCGTCTCGTCTATGGCACCTGGCGTGTGCTGGATGATACGGATACGGCAACGACAGAGAGCCTGTTGAAGCGTCTGCACACCTGTTTGGAACTCGGCATCACCACGCTGGATACCGCGGAGATTTACGGCCTCTACAAGGTCGAGGAATTCTTGGGCCAGACTTTCAAGAAAGAGCCTGGTCTGCGGGAGAAATTTGAGATCGTCACCAAGTGCGGCATTTACGTCCCCTGCGAGTTTCATCCTGATCGTAAAGTGGCACACTACAATGCCACGGCGGCGCGCATCGTGAAAAGTGCGGAGAAGTCTCTGCGCTTACTCGGCACTGATTATCTCGATGTTCTCCTGGTGCACCGTCCCGATTGGCTCACGAGCGCGGATGAAACGGCAGAGGGGCTGAACAAGCTGCTGAAAGAAGGTAAAATCCGTCATGCGGGGGCCTCCAACTACAATGTGCATCAGTTTGATCTGTTAAACTCGCGGATGGATCAGCCACTGGTGACCAATCAGATCGAGTTCAGCCTCCTGCACATGGACCCCATCTACGACGGCACTGCGGATCAATGCCAGAAGCTGGGAGTTAAGCCGATGGCTTGGTCTCCCCTGGCCAAAGGGGCCTTGATGGACTCCTCCAATCCCGCGGCCGTGCGCCTGCATGTCAAGGCTGCGGAACTCTCTCACAAGTATGGCGGTGCCACGCTGGATCAGCTGGCGTATGCCTGGATCATGGCTCATCCGTCTCACTGTCTGCCCATCATCGGCACCAACAAGCTGGAGCGTCTGCTTGCGACGGCGAAGTCCGCAGACATTAAGCTGGAGCGTGAAGATTGGTATGGCCTCTGGGAAGCGGCCCAAGGACAGAGCATTCCGTAA
- the rpsT gene encoding 30S ribosomal protein S20 — MANIRSSEKDIRKTAKRTAANQAVKSRIRTLRKKVLSAIEKGDAAAAAASLSEFSSASDKAAKTKVLHKNTSSRLKSRLALKVGALSKSA; from the coding sequence ATGGCAAACATTCGCTCTTCAGAAAAAGACATCCGTAAGACCGCTAAGCGCACAGCGGCTAACCAGGCCGTGAAGAGCCGCATCCGCACGCTGCGCAAGAAAGTGCTTTCCGCCATCGAAAAAGGTGACGCTGCTGCCGCTGCTGCCAGCCTGAGCGAATTCTCTTCCGCCTCTGACAAGGCTGCTAAGACCAAAGTGCTCCACAAGAACACTTCCTCCCGTCTGAAGAGCCGCTTGGCTCTCAAGGTGGGCGCTCTGAGCAAGTCGGCGTAA
- a CDS encoding PIG-L deacetylase family protein: MTAINPTERDWLQICSQDCDCIAGQSALKHAPVTFRHPKHDIFIPDHTDPWTSLRRVTHLGIVSHQDDLEIAAYHGITECFHSGDKWFGGVVVTDGAGSPRKGPYADYTDEEMQAVRKMEQQKAAFVGEYSFMAQLGYPSEDVKTQRQGPVVEDLKFILEHSQPQVLYVHNPCDRHDTHVATFLRCLEAIRALPLEMRPKKVYGCEVWRKLDWLLHEDKTMLWVDKYPHLLRPLLGVFDSQISGGKRYDLAEEGLRHANATYFDSHTTDNTSLLTFAMDLTPLVENDQLDVQEYTLGYVRRLEADVAQRMKKFI; encoded by the coding sequence ATGACCGCGATCAACCCCACGGAGCGGGATTGGTTGCAGATTTGTTCTCAGGACTGTGATTGCATCGCAGGACAGTCTGCGCTTAAACATGCCCCTGTGACCTTCCGCCACCCTAAACACGATATTTTCATCCCCGATCACACCGACCCCTGGACCTCCCTCCGCCGTGTGACCCACCTGGGGATTGTTTCCCACCAGGATGATTTGGAAATCGCCGCCTATCACGGCATCACCGAGTGCTTTCACAGCGGGGACAAGTGGTTTGGTGGTGTGGTGGTGACGGATGGCGCGGGCAGTCCACGTAAGGGACCCTATGCCGACTATACGGATGAGGAAATGCAGGCGGTGCGGAAGATGGAGCAGCAGAAGGCGGCCTTCGTGGGCGAATACAGCTTCATGGCCCAGCTCGGCTATCCGAGTGAAGATGTCAAAACCCAGCGCCAGGGGCCTGTGGTGGAAGATCTGAAATTCATCCTGGAGCATTCCCAACCGCAGGTCCTGTATGTGCACAATCCCTGTGACCGTCACGATACCCATGTGGCCACCTTTCTGCGTTGCCTGGAGGCTATTCGTGCGCTCCCTCTCGAAATGAGGCCCAAGAAGGTGTATGGCTGCGAGGTGTGGCGTAAGCTGGACTGGCTGCTGCATGAAGATAAGACCATGCTGTGGGTGGATAAGTATCCGCACCTGCTGCGTCCGCTGTTAGGTGTTTTTGATAGCCAGATCAGCGGGGGCAAGCGCTATGACCTCGCCGAGGAGGGGCTGCGCCACGCGAATGCGACGTATTTTGACTCCCACACCACGGATAACACCAGTCTGCTTACCTTTGCCATGGATCTGACACCCTTGGTGGAGAACGATCAGCTCGATGTCCAAGAATACACGCTGGGATATGTGCGGAGGCTGGAGGCAGACGTGGCTCAGCGGATGAAAAAGTTCATTTGA